From the Anaeromyxobacter dehalogenans 2CP-1 genome, the window TGGCCTTGTCGAAGGAGGACAGCCCGATGAAGCGCGCCTTCGGCACCGCCATGCGCATCGACTCGTAGGCCAGGTTGATCGAGCCCTGCTTCAGCACCGAGTAGATGTAGAAGCCCCAGGGGTCGTTGTCCACGAGCACGTACACCGGCAGTCCGAGCTCGGAGTGGAGCCGCTGCACGATGCGGCGCACGCCGCGCGGCGGCTGGCCCAGGCCGGTGACGATGATGCACTTCTCGCGCGCCCAGAACTTGTCCTCGTTGAAGCGCTTCCAGACGGCGTCCTTCTCGATGAGCAGGACGTACTTCGCCTCGCTCTTGCCGAACTGGACGACGTGCTCCTCCACGATGGACGGCACCGACCAGCCGCCCGAGCCCATGCGGCGCAGGTCGATGGCGTCGCCCGCGTCGCGGATGGAGAGCGGGCCCACCATCGAGCCGCGGCCGCTCGCGAACAGGTGCAGCTCCTCGCGGAGCGCGTCGATCGCGACCTCCAGGTCCTCGATGATCGGGTCGGACTCCTCCTGCTCCTCGAACGTGTTCTGCCGCGTCTCGCCGAGCGCGTGCTTCGTCATGTAGTACAGGTCGCGGATGCTCGTCGTCTTGCCGGCGTCGATGAGCTCCTTGCACGCGTCCGAGACCAGGAACGTCTGCATGAACTTCTTCGCCATGGAGACGTTGAAGAAGTAGCGCCGCTGCTTCTGGTCCTTCAGCTCGATGAGCCGCTTGCGCGGGTTGAACTGCACGTTCGCGAGCGAGCGGACCGGGATCTCGAGGAACGGGTTCTTGCCGCCCTTCACCGAGCGCAGCACCGTCTCGGCGAGCTTCTCGATCTTCTGGACGGTCTTCTTGTCGGTGGCGTCGAGCCTGGCCATGGCCTACCCCTGCTCCTCTTCCTCGGCCCTGCGCGGCCGCCGCGTGATCTTCCTCGACTGCTCCTCCAGCGCGGCGTCGTCGAGCCCGTCGCCGGCGCCCTCCTGCTCGGTCACCTGATCGGCGAGCCGCAGGAACTCGCGCTTGATGGGATCGGGGCTGCGCTTCACGATCTTGCCGATCGCCTGCGCCACCTCCTGGATGTACAGCTCGAACAGGCTGCGCCGCTGCGCCTGGTAGTCGGCGTGCTTGCGCTTGCGGATGTGCGCCGCGAGCTTGCGGCCGCACTCCTGGGCCGCGAGCTGGATCTCGCGCGTGATCTCCGGGTAGTGGGCCACCGCCTCCTTCGCCTCGCTGGTGAACGGCACCCACACCGAGGCGATGTGCACGAGCAGCGCCATGGGCCCGACCGGCAGCGAGCCGCGCGGCTGGCTGAGCAGGTAGTTGCGCCAGTCGGTCTTGACGATGGCCTCGGTCATCCCGCACGCGCCGCGCTGGAACAGCAGCGGCACGCGGTTCGCGAAGCGGAACAGCTCGATGGGCTTGTCTGCCGGCCAGCTCCCGCCGTACGCGAGCCCCACCTCCACCTGGAACGGGTTGCCGCGGTACACCTTGGGCGGCCGGGTCACCGTCGCGATGAAGTAGTTGTGGCCCTTGATCTTCTCGACGCCCTCCTCCGGCGGCGCGTCCGGCACCTCGGGCGCCTCGGCCTTGGCCGCCTTGCCCTTCCTGGTGGCCTTCTTCTTCCGGGCCGCGTCGAGGTCGAGCTGCTCCTCCTCCTCCGGCCCCTCGGTCTCGATCACGTTCAGGAAGGACACGAGGCCCTTGCGCATGAGCGTGTCGCCGATGGGCGAGAGGATCTGCGTCGGCGGCGCCATGATCTTGGTGGCGCCGATGGCCTGGTGGAGCTTGCGCGCGACCTCGCGGTCGGCGGCGACGTCGCGGGGGCGCACCCGGGCCTTGAAGCCGGCCTTCTTCACGATCTCGTCGGCGACCGTCGAGGAGACGCGCGAGAACGCGGCCTGCAGGAACCCGCGCACGTCGTGGCTCTTCGAGTCCGCCGCCATCCGCATCAGCGCGCCCAGCTCCACGCCGTGCGGGTGCGGCTTGATCTCCTGCGCCTCCTTGGGCAGCTCGTCGGTGGCGCGCGGGAAGGAGAGCGGCGGCTGCCGCGGGCGCAGGTAGTGGAAGGCGGCGTGCGGGTTGGAGAGCGCGGTGTGCTCCACGTAGCGGTTCACGAACCGCTGCCCCTGCTGCCAGTTCGCGACGATCTCCAGCTCCACGCGCGTGCCGTGCTCGTGCCAGTCGTCGAGCTGCCGCTCCGCCGTGACCACCGGATTGTTCTTGCGGGTGTCGATCTGGATCTCGAGCCCGAACGCCGGCTTGCCCTTGCCGGTCCGCGAGATCATCCGGATCGGCTGGCCGGTGGTGAGCTGGCCGTACATGGCGGCCGCGCTGATGCCGATGCCCTGCTGGCCGCGGCTCTGCTTCAGGCGGTGGAACTTCGAGCCGTAGAGGAGCTTGCCGAAGATCTTCGGCGCCTGCGCCTTCACGATGCCCGGGCCGTTGTCCTCCACCACCACCACGAAGCGTCCCTCGCCCTTCGTCAGCTCGCCCTCGCCCTGCTCGTTCAGCCCGAGGTCGCGGACCTCGATGGTGATCTCGGGGAGGATGCCCGCCTCCTCGCAGGCGTCGAGCGAGTTGTCCACCGCCTCCTTGATGGTGGTGAGCAGCGCCTTCGAGGCGTTGTCGAAGCCGAGCAGGTGCCGGTTCTTGGTGAAGAACTCGGAGATGGAGATCTCGCGCTGCTGCTGCGCCATCTGCTCGGCGGTGGCGCGGCGCTTCGGCGAGCGCGCCGCCGGCGCCGCCTCGGGCTCGGCCTCGGGCGCGGGCGGCAGGAGCTCCGGCTCCTCGACCGGCGCGGGGCGCGCCCGCCCGGCGGGCTTGCGCGCCGGCGCCCGGGGGGGAGGCGTCGCGGCGCCCTTCGACCGGCGCGGGGCCGGTCCCCCGACCACCGCCAGCTCGAGCTGGTCGCGCTCCCGGTCCCGCCCCGTGGCCTTCCCCTTCGCCCTCACCGCCGCCGCCTTCCGAGCCGCCATATGGACGCGCTGACCTCGCAACCCCGCGATATCGCCTGCCTCGCCCCAATAGCACGGCGGGGGATCCCGCGCGAGATCGCGGCGCCGCGTGCGCGCGAGCGCGCAGCCGGGCGGGCGGCCGGCGGATTGACGCGGCCCCTCCGATGGTTACTCAAGCAGCATGTCCTGGAGCGAGGCGGCCCAGCCGCGCGGCATGTCCCCGAAGGCCGGCGTGGGCCGGAACTACGCCAAGACCGCCATGCTGATGGCGCTGCTCATCGCGCTGCTCGCGATCGGCGGCAACGTGGTCGGCGGCATGCAGGGGATGCTACTCTTCGGCGGGCTCGGGCTCGTCTTCAACTTCGTCTCCTACTGGTTCTCCGACCGGCTCGCGCTCATGGCGCACCGCGCGCGGCCGGTGACCCGCGAGGAGCTGCCGCAGGTGTACGAGATCGTCGAGCGGCTCACCCGCCGCGCCGGCATGCCCATGCCGCGCGTCTACGTCATTCCCTCCGAGACGCCGAACGCCTTCGCCACGGGCAGGAACCCGTCGCACGCGGCGGTCGCCGTCACCGAGGGGATCCTCCGCATCCTCGACCGGCGCCAGCTCGAGGGCGTGCTCGCGCACGAGCTCGCCCACGTGCGCAACCGCGACATCCTCATCTCCACCGTCGCCGCGGCGGTGGCCGGCCTCATCTCCACGCTCGGCTACGTGGTCCGCTGGGGCGCGCTGCTCGGCGGCATGCGTCGCGAGGACGACCGCGGCGGCTCCGCGCTCGAGCTGCTGGCCTGGGCCATCCTGGCGCCGCTCGTGGCGCTCGTGATCCAGCTCGCCGTGTCCCGCTCGCGCGAGTACGGCGCGGACGCGTCCGGCGCCGAGCTGGTGGGCGACCCGGAGCCGCTCGCCGAGGCGCTGCTCGCGCTGGAGCGCGGCAACGAGGCCATCCCGTACCAGTACGGCGGCCCTGCCACCGCGCACCTGTTCATCGTGAACCCGTTCCACGGGGCGGGCGCGAAGATGATGAGCCTGTTCTCGACCCACCCGCCGGTCGAGGAGCGCGTGCGCCGGCTCCGCGAGATGCGGCGCGGCGTGCGGTACGCGTAGGCGTCAGTAGGCGCAGGCGACCGCGCCGGTGCCCACGTCGAGCTGCCCCTGCAGCGTGCCGCCCTGGCCGTTCGAGACGATGAGGGTGTAGGTGCCGGGGGCGGACGGCGCGGTCACATTGCAGACGATGTCGCCGGGGGCGCAGCCGGGCGGGCAGCTCGTGGAGCTGTCGCACGCCTCCGCCAGCGGATCGAGCTGGATGTAGCCGCCCTGCACGTCCACCTCGCAGCGGGTGATGTTCTGGTTGCAGGTGGGGCACGCCTTCAGGCGGACCGGCACCGTCGCGCCGGGCGACGCGGTGCAGCTCTGGATCTGCGAGACCTGCGGCGTCTCCGTCGGGCAGGTGTCGTTGCCGCAGCCGGCCACGAGGAGCGCGGTGGCAGCGAGAGCGGCGGCGGAGAGGGCGTTGCGCGTCTTCATGATGGGCTCCTGCGTCAGGGCGTGAGGACGATCTTCCCGAACTGCGCGCGATCGGCAAGCAGCGCCTGCGCCTCGCGCACCCGGGCGAGCGGGAGCACCCGGTCCACCACCGGCCGCAGCCTCCCCTCGCCCACGAAGCGGAGCACCTCGAGCAGCTCGCCGGAGGTGCCCATGGTCGAGCCGAGGATGGAGAGCTGGCGGTAGAACACGTGCCGCAGGTCGGTCGGGGGATCGTAGCCGGTGGTCGCGCCGACCGTGACGATGCGGCCGCCGGGCGCGCAGGCCAGGATCGAGCCCTCCCAGGTCTTCCTGCCCACGTGCTCGAACACCACGTCCACCCCGCGGCGCTGCGTGAGCCGCTTCACCTCCTGGACGAAGTCCTTCGCCTCGTAATTCACGACCTCGTCCGCGCCGAGCGCCCGCGCCCGCTCCAGCTTGGCGTCCGAGCCGGCGGTCGCGATGACGCGCGCCCCGTGCAGCTTCGCGATCTGCACCGCCGCGACGCCGACGCCCGAGCCGGCCGCGTGCACCAGCACCGTCTCGCCGGGCCGCACGCGTGCGCGCGCCACCAGCGCGTGCCAGGCGGTGAGGAACGTGAGCGGCACCGCCGCCGCCTCCTCGAAGGACAGGTTCGGCGGGAGCGGCAGCGCGTTGCGGGCCGGGACCACCACCGCCTCGGCCTGGCCGCCGGAGACGTGCTCGCCCAGGATGGCGTAGCCGCGGCACAGGTTCTCCTCGCCGGAGCGGCAGCGCACGCAGCGCCCGCAGGAGAGCCCGGGCGCGAGCACCACCTCCGCCCCCACCTTCGGCTCGTCCACCCCGGGCCCCACCGCGTCCACCACGCCGGCCACGTCCGAGCCGAGCACGTGCGGGAACGACAGCATGAGGCCGCTCCAGCCCTTGCGGACCCAGAGGTCGAGGTGGTTGAGCGCCGCTGCGCGCACCCGCACCCGGACCTCGCCCGGGCCGGGCTCCGGCAGCGGAAGCTCGCCGACCTCGACGCGCTCTGGGCCGCCGTGGCCGCGGATCAGGACCGCCTTCATGTGCGCTCCCGTTCGCTAGAAGGACTGGTACGTCGGATTCTGGTCGAACCAGCGAGCCGCGCAGATCACGGCGGCGGTGCCGCTCGTCTGGAAGTCCGCCTGCCTCACCCGGACCTCGCAGCCCAGCCAGCAGCCCGTCGGCCCGCAGATGTTCGAGTCGTTCGGGTAGTACGACCAGTCCATGATGCAGAGGACGTTCGTGTCCGAGGCCGCGCCGCACAGGTCCCCGGCGCCCGTCGAGGTGAGCGGCAGGCCGCACTGCATGCCCGTGAACACGTCCCTGTAGCGGAACACCAGCTCGGCCTGGTCGAGCGTCGCCCCGCTCGCGGCCAGCGCATTGCACTGCCGCCCCAGGTCGTCGTACGCCTTCTCCTCCTTGCTCTTGCCGCAGGCGGCGAGGGCGAGGGCGGCGGCGACGAGGGCGAGCGTCCGGGCGGCGGTCACGAGCGCACGTTATCGCCGGGTGCGGCCCCTTGCCAGGGGCTCGCTGGGGCGGGATAAGACCAGCTCCCGGCCGGGGAGGGTCGCGCCGCCCGGCCTCGATCCACGTGGGGTGAACGGATGGTCGTCCGCGTCGACGTGCTCCCGCTCGCGCTCGAGCTGCGGCGGGTCGTCATCGCCGAGGTCATCGGCGGGTTCCACGGCCAGGCCCAGCTCGGTCGGTGGTGGCTGCCCTCCGGCGTGCTCGCCGATGGCGAGCAGCCCTCCGAGCGCGCCGCGGCCATCGCGCGCGAGCAGCTCGGGCTCGAGCTGGAGGGCCTGGTGGTGGTGGGCTGCCGCGCCGAGCAGGTGGGCGGGGCGCCGCACCTCGCGCTGGTGTTCGCCGGCGCCGTGGCCGGCGGCGAGCCCGCGCCCGGCGCGCCGGTGACCGGGTTCGCGGCGCGCACGCTCGCGGAGCTGCCCGATCAGGTCGGCTTCTACCACCGCGACGTCATCGAGGTCCTAGCCGCCCGCTACGAGCGCCTGCGGGCGTGAGGACCCCGAGCCGCGCCCCGGCGGACCGCTTGCCCGTGGCGGTCGCGCTGGCTAGGACCGCGCCATGACCCTTCCCCTCCTCGCGATGCTGCTCGGCGCCTCCCCCCTGAAGGTGGGCGACAAGGCGCCGGACTTCACGCTGCCCGACAGCGACGGCAAGCCGGTGTCGCTCTCGAGCCTGCTCGAGTCCGGTCCGGTGATCCTGGCCTTCTACACGAAGGCGTTCACCCCTGGTTGAACGCGCGAGCTCTCAGCGTACCGGGACCGGTATGCCGACGTGGCGAACAAGGGCGCGCAGGTGGTGGGCATCAGCACCGACTCCGTGGAGACGCAGCGGAAGTTCAAGGACGAGCTGAAGGTGCCGTACCGGCTGCTCTCGGATCAGGGCGGCAAGGTGGCGAAGCTGTACGGCGGCACCATCCCGGTGGTGGGGCTCGCGAACCGGGCCACCTACGTGCTCGCGCAGGACGGCACCATCCAGGAGATCGTGACCGGCAGCGCCGCGATCGATCCGGCGGGCGCGATCACCTCCTGCCCGCTGCACAAGGGGAAGAAGGGGTAGCCATGCGCGTGGTGGACGGGTTCGTGGCCGGGCTGCGGCGGCGGCTCCTCGGGATCTCGGCGGAGGAGATCCGCTACACGTTCGAGGACGTGCGCGGCGAGATCCGCGCGCTCCGCGCCGAGCTGAAGGAGGAGATCGCCGCCGTGCGCCGCGACCTCGACACGCTCCCGTCGCGGCAGGACCGGACCAAGGGGCCGGAGATTCCGGTCGCGGAGGCCTGATCCCGCTCGTGGTTCGACAGGCTCACCACGAGCGTTTCGGATTTCCGCTCACCCTGAGCGTAGGCGAGCCGGAGTCGAAGGGTCACCCTGAGCGTCCCTCGACTCCGCGCGGCCGCAAGGGCCGCGCTACGCTCGGGATGAGCGAGCGGGCCGGGTGAGCGGGCTCGTCGGGATCCGTTCGCCCTGAGCCCGTCGAAGGGCGAGCGTCAGGCGACCACGCCGTCCTCCACGATCACGGCCCGCACCACCGCCTCGCCCTCGCCCGCCCGCACGCGCTCGCCGGGCTTCCAGTGGGCGCGCCGCAGGTAGCCGAGGCCGAGGCGGCCCTCCGGCGTCTCGGCGACGCTGGTGACCGCGCCGACCTCCTGGCCGCCGGCGACGAGCGGCGTGCCGGGGCGAGCGCCGGGCGGCAGCTCGAGCTGCACCAGGCCGCGCTGCAGGTGGCCGCGCGCGGTGGCCCGGAGCACCACCTCCTGCCCGATGTAGCAGCCCTTCGTGAACGAGATGGCCGCGCGGGTGAGCCCGGCCTCCATCGGCAGCCGGCTCGCGTCCATGTCGGCGCCGAAGCGCGCCACGCCCGCCAGGATCCGCAGCGACTCCAGCTCGGCGAGGTCGAGCGGCGCCGCCCCGTCCGCGACCAGCGCGGCCCGCAGCGCCTCCGCCTCGGCCGCCGGCGCCCACACGTCCATGCAGGGCGCGCCGCGGCGCGCGGTGGGAACCACCGGCGCCGAGCCCGCGCGCCCGCCCAGCTTCGCCGGCCCCTCCGGCCCGAGCACCGGCAGCGCGCGCAGCGTCGCCGACAGGTCCTCGAACGTCACGTCGTCCATGATGACGAGCTTCTCCAGCAGCGCGCGCGTCTCCGGCGCGGCCGCCGGGTCGAGCTCGACGAGGACCTCGCCCTCGCGCGCCAGCACGTGTCCCTCGCCGAGCAGGTGCCCCTTCGCGTTCAGGAACGCGGCGTAGGCGGACTCGCCCGGCTTCAGGCGGGCGAGGTCCTGGGTGGACATG encodes:
- a CDS encoding YgfZ/GcvT domain-containing protein produces the protein MSLHERLRAAREGWAVGPVLERAFLRVTGKDAQDYLHRMSTQDLARLKPGESAYAAFLNAKGHLLGEGHVLAREGEVLVELDPAAAPETRALLEKLVIMDDVTFEDLSATLRALPVLGPEGPAKLGGRAGSAPVVPTARRGAPCMDVWAPAAEAEALRAALVADGAAPLDLAELESLRILAGVARFGADMDASRLPMEAGLTRAAISFTKGCYIGQEVVLRATARGHLQRGLVQLELPPGARPGTPLVAGGQEVGAVTSVAETPEGRLGLGYLRRAHWKPGERVRAGEGEAVVRAVIVEDGVVA
- a CDS encoding zinc metalloprotease HtpX, producing MSWSEAAQPRGMSPKAGVGRNYAKTAMLMALLIALLAIGGNVVGGMQGMLLFGGLGLVFNFVSYWFSDRLALMAHRARPVTREELPQVYEIVERLTRRAGMPMPRVYVIPSETPNAFATGRNPSHAAVAVTEGILRILDRRQLEGVLAHELAHVRNRDILISTVAAAVAGLISTLGYVVRWGALLGGMRREDDRGGSALELLAWAILAPLVALVIQLAVSRSREYGADASGAELVGDPEPLAEALLALERGNEAIPYQYGGPATAHLFIVNPFHGAGAKMMSLFSTHPPVEERVRRLREMRRGVRYA
- a CDS encoding zinc-binding dehydrogenase, with the translated sequence MKAVLIRGHGGPERVEVGELPLPEPGPGEVRVRVRAAALNHLDLWVRKGWSGLMLSFPHVLGSDVAGVVDAVGPGVDEPKVGAEVVLAPGLSCGRCVRCRSGEENLCRGYAILGEHVSGGQAEAVVVPARNALPLPPNLSFEEAAAVPLTFLTAWHALVARARVRPGETVLVHAAGSGVGVAAVQIAKLHGARVIATAGSDAKLERARALGADEVVNYEAKDFVQEVKRLTQRRGVDVVFEHVGRKTWEGSILACAPGGRIVTVGATTGYDPPTDLRHVFYRQLSILGSTMGTSGELLEVLRFVGEGRLRPVVDRVLPLARVREAQALLADRAQFGKIVLTP
- a CDS encoding DNA topoisomerase IV subunit A, with amino-acid sequence MARLDATDKKTVQKIEKLAETVLRSVKGGKNPFLEIPVRSLANVQFNPRKRLIELKDQKQRRYFFNVSMAKKFMQTFLVSDACKELIDAGKTTSIRDLYYMTKHALGETRQNTFEEQEESDPIIEDLEVAIDALREELHLFASGRGSMVGPLSIRDAGDAIDLRRMGSGGWSVPSIVEEHVVQFGKSEAKYVLLIEKDAVWKRFNEDKFWAREKCIIVTGLGQPPRGVRRIVQRLHSELGLPVYVLVDNDPWGFYIYSVLKQGSINLAYESMRMAVPKARFIGLSSFDKAKFKLPGNVSIRMNDQDDARAKQMLAYPWFKDPKWQREIQEMVRSGEKYELEALSRRGISFVTEEYLPRKLRDRDWLE
- a CDS encoding DNA topoisomerase VI subunit B, with the protein product MAARKAAAVRAKGKATGRDRERDQLELAVVGGPAPRRSKGAATPPPRAPARKPAGRARPAPVEEPELLPPAPEAEPEAAPAARSPKRRATAEQMAQQQREISISEFFTKNRHLLGFDNASKALLTTIKEAVDNSLDACEEAGILPEITIEVRDLGLNEQGEGELTKGEGRFVVVVEDNGPGIVKAQAPKIFGKLLYGSKFHRLKQSRGQQGIGISAAAMYGQLTTGQPIRMISRTGKGKPAFGLEIQIDTRKNNPVVTAERQLDDWHEHGTRVELEIVANWQQGQRFVNRYVEHTALSNPHAAFHYLRPRQPPLSFPRATDELPKEAQEIKPHPHGVELGALMRMAADSKSHDVRGFLQAAFSRVSSTVADEIVKKAGFKARVRPRDVAADREVARKLHQAIGATKIMAPPTQILSPIGDTLMRKGLVSFLNVIETEGPEEEEQLDLDAARKKKATRKGKAAKAEAPEVPDAPPEEGVEKIKGHNYFIATVTRPPKVYRGNPFQVEVGLAYGGSWPADKPIELFRFANRVPLLFQRGACGMTEAIVKTDWRNYLLSQPRGSLPVGPMALLVHIASVWVPFTSEAKEAVAHYPEITREIQLAAQECGRKLAAHIRKRKHADYQAQRRSLFELYIQEVAQAIGKIVKRSPDPIKREFLRLADQVTEQEGAGDGLDDAALEEQSRKITRRPRRAEEEEQG
- a CDS encoding peroxiredoxin produces the protein MTLPLLAMLLGASPLKVGDKAPDFTLPDSDGKPVSLSSLLESGPVILAFYTKAFTPGUTRELSAYRDRYADVANKGAQVVGISTDSVETQRKFKDELKVPYRLLSDQGGKVAKLYGGTIPVVGLANRATYVLAQDGTIQEIVTGSAAIDPAGAITSCPLHKGKKG